One Pseudomonas tolaasii NCPPB 2192 genomic window carries:
- a CDS encoding aminotransferase — MLLATLIHRASLPCPQVGPDQAAQLLQQHYGLTGSLQSLGSQQDLNYRIDTEHGRFVLKICRGDYAAVELQAQHAALHDLRDKVRVPKVIPAQTGEELLTVTVDGQTLHLRLLDYIDGQPLTHVPHLGRDVIAGFGELCGRMSGALANFRHPGLDRTLQWDPRHAQALIKHLLTNLENLPHRAALEQVAGQVEARIQPLAQHLPWQAVHMDITDDNVVWQRDAERRWQLQGVIDFGDLVHTWRIADLSVTCAALLHHAEGDPFAILPAIQACHAVTPLLREELQALWPLIVARAAVLVLSSEQQQRLDPGNAYLLKNAEHEWEIFHVATSVPFELMDAAILRCVGETLAPVADQDFAPLLPGLVGREFALIDLGVLSPHFDAGNWEHPGIDRRLLDEAATVHGLAASRYGQYRLSRTRPDSAVEPETFALHVELHLPHGTVLEAPFAGTLRYGADGHLWLQGADLSVRLWGVNTTLKPDAVLVKGQVVGDVHAPLTVQLCRADLEPPLFCTPSSALAWQALCPSPAQLLGLACDAEPELDPEALLARRDASFARSQKHYYADPPRIERGWRNHLIDMQGRSYLDMLNNVAVLGHGHPRMAAVAARQWSLLNTNSRFHYAAIAEFSERLLALAPEGMDRVFLVNSGTEANDLAIRLAWAYSGGRDMLSVLEAYHGWSVAADAVSTSIADNPQALSSRPDWVHPVTAPNTYRGEFRGQDSAPDYVRSVEHNLAKIATSGRQLAGFICEPVYGNAGGISLPPGYLQQVYGLVRARGGVCIADEVQVGYGRMGHFFWGFEEQGVVPDIITMAKGMGNGQPLGAVITRREIAEALEAEGYFFSSSGGSPVSCRIGMAVLDVMAEEKLWENAQVVGGHFKARLEALIDRHPLVGAVHGSGFYLGLELVRDRHTLEPATAETMLLCERLRELGIFMQPTGDYLNILKIKPPMVTSKRSVDFFVDMLSKVLDEQL, encoded by the coding sequence ATGTTGCTCGCCACGCTGATCCATCGTGCCAGTCTGCCTTGCCCGCAAGTGGGCCCTGATCAGGCGGCTCAATTGCTGCAGCAACATTACGGGCTTACCGGAAGTTTGCAGTCGCTGGGCAGCCAGCAGGACCTCAATTACCGCATCGACACCGAACATGGCCGGTTTGTGCTGAAAATCTGCCGGGGTGATTACGCCGCCGTTGAACTGCAGGCTCAGCACGCCGCGCTGCATGACCTGCGCGACAAGGTGCGCGTGCCCAAGGTCATCCCCGCTCAAACGGGTGAAGAACTGCTGACCGTGACGGTGGACGGGCAAACCCTGCACCTGCGGCTGCTGGACTATATCGACGGCCAGCCCCTGACCCACGTGCCGCATCTGGGCCGCGATGTGATCGCAGGTTTTGGCGAGCTTTGCGGGCGGATGAGCGGTGCGCTGGCGAATTTCCGGCACCCGGGCCTCGACCGCACCCTGCAATGGGACCCGCGCCACGCCCAAGCGCTGATCAAGCACTTGCTGACCAACCTGGAAAACCTGCCCCATCGCGCCGCGCTGGAACAGGTGGCCGGGCAGGTCGAGGCGCGCATTCAGCCGTTGGCGCAGCACTTGCCGTGGCAGGCGGTGCACATGGACATCACCGACGACAACGTGGTTTGGCAACGCGATGCCGAGCGCCGCTGGCAACTGCAGGGTGTGATTGATTTCGGCGACCTGGTGCACACTTGGCGCATTGCTGATCTCTCGGTGACCTGCGCGGCGCTGTTGCACCATGCCGAAGGCGACCCATTTGCCATCCTGCCGGCGATTCAGGCGTGCCATGCGGTCACGCCATTGCTGCGCGAGGAGCTGCAGGCGCTCTGGCCGCTGATCGTCGCCCGCGCGGCAGTGTTGGTGTTGAGCAGTGAACAGCAGCAACGCCTGGACCCGGGCAACGCCTACCTGTTGAAAAACGCCGAGCACGAGTGGGAAATTTTCCATGTGGCGACATCGGTGCCGTTTGAGTTGATGGACGCGGCGATTCTGCGCTGCGTCGGTGAAACGCTGGCGCCGGTGGCCGATCAGGACTTCGCCCCTTTGTTGCCTGGCCTGGTGGGGCGTGAGTTTGCGCTGATCGATTTGGGTGTGCTCAGCCCGCATTTCGACGCCGGCAATTGGGAGCACCCGGGTATCGACCGGCGCCTGCTGGATGAAGCGGCGACGGTGCACGGGCTGGCGGCCAGCCGGTACGGCCAATATCGCCTGTCGCGCACCCGCCCTGACAGTGCCGTGGAACCTGAGACCTTTGCTCTCCACGTAGAATTGCATTTGCCCCACGGCACGGTGCTGGAAGCCCCGTTTGCCGGGACCTTGCGTTACGGCGCCGATGGCCATTTGTGGTTGCAGGGCGCGGATTTGAGCGTGCGGCTGTGGGGCGTAAACACCACGTTGAAACCCGACGCGGTGCTGGTGAAAGGGCAAGTTGTGGGCGACGTGCATGCGCCGCTGACTGTGCAGCTTTGCCGCGCCGACCTTGAGCCGCCGCTGTTCTGCACGCCATCCAGCGCGCTCGCCTGGCAGGCGCTGTGCCCGTCGCCCGCGCAGTTGCTGGGGCTGGCGTGTGATGCTGAGCCGGAGCTGGACCCCGAAGCCTTGCTGGCGCGGCGTGATGCCAGTTTCGCCCGCTCACAGAAGCACTATTACGCCGACCCGCCGCGCATTGAGCGCGGCTGGCGCAACCACCTGATCGACATGCAAGGCCGTTCCTACCTCGACATGCTCAACAACGTGGCGGTGCTGGGCCACGGCCACCCGCGCATGGCGGCCGTAGCGGCGCGGCAATGGTCGTTGCTCAATACCAACTCGCGCTTTCACTACGCGGCCATTGCGGAGTTTTCCGAGCGCCTGCTGGCGTTGGCGCCCGAGGGCATGGACCGGGTGTTCCTGGTCAACAGCGGCACCGAAGCCAATGACCTGGCGATCCGCCTGGCCTGGGCCTACAGCGGCGGGCGCGACATGCTCAGCGTGCTGGAGGCTTATCACGGCTGGTCGGTGGCGGCGGACGCGGTGTCCACCTCGATTGCCGACAACCCGCAAGCGCTGAGCAGTCGCCCGGATTGGGTGCACCCGGTGACGGCGCCGAACACCTATCGCGGTGAATTTCGTGGGCAGGACAGCGCCCCGGATTACGTGAGAAGCGTGGAGCACAACCTGGCGAAAATCGCCACCAGCGGGCGCCAATTGGCCGGTTTCATTTGTGAGCCGGTGTATGGCAACGCGGGCGGTATTTCCCTGCCGCCGGGTTATTTGCAGCAGGTGTACGGGTTGGTGCGCGCTCGGGGCGGCGTGTGCATCGCCGATGAAGTGCAGGTGGGCTATGGCCGCATGGGGCATTTCTTCTGGGGGTTTGAAGAGCAGGGCGTGGTTCCGGACATCATCACCATGGCCAAGGGCATGGGCAACGGGCAGCCGCTCGGCGCGGTGATTACCCGGCGCGAAATCGCCGAAGCGCTGGAGGCTGAGGGGTATTTCTTCTCGTCGTCCGGCGGCAGCCCGGTCAGTTGCCGGATCGGCATGGCCGTGCTGGATGTCATGGCGGAAGAAAAACTGTGGGAAAACGCCCAGGTCGTGGGCGGGCATTTCAAGGCGCGGCTGGAGGCACTGATTGACCGCCACCCGCTGGTCGGTGCTGTTCACGGCTCCGGTTTTTATCTGGGCCTGGAGCTGGTGCGCGACCGGCACACTCTGGAACCGGCCACTGCAGAAACCATGCTGCTGTGCGAGCGGCTGCGCGAACTGGGTATTTTCATGCAGCCGACCGGTGATTATCTGAACATCCTCAAGATCAAGCCGCCGATGGTCACCTCTAAACGCAGTGTGGATTTCTTTGTCGACATGCTGTCGAAGGTGCTGGATGAGCAATTATGA
- the aguA gene encoding agmatine deiminase — translation MTTLHSTPRADGFYMPAEWAPQTQTWMIWPERPDNWRLGGKPAQAAHVAVAKAIARFEPVTVAVSAGQYENARARLDVPNIRVVEMSNDDAWVRDTGPTFVINDSGEVRGVNWDFNAWGGFDGGLYAPWNRDSQVGGKILEIERAPRYRTEGFVLEGGSIHVDGEGTVITTEECLLNRNRNPHLDRAAIEAILGDHLAVDKVIWLPDGLFNDETDGHVDNFCCYVRPGEVLLAWTDDAQDPNYARCHAALDVLQSSTDAKGRPFTVHKMPIPGPLYATEEECAGVDPVDGSQERNPTVRLAGSYVNFLIVNGGIIAPSFDDPLDGEAKKILQNLFPQHEVVMVPGRELLLGGGNIHCLTQQQPAPHKN, via the coding sequence ATGACCACCCTGCACAGCACACCCCGCGCCGATGGCTTTTACATGCCCGCCGAATGGGCGCCGCAAACCCAAACCTGGATGATCTGGCCCGAGCGCCCCGACAACTGGCGCCTGGGCGGCAAGCCGGCACAGGCTGCGCACGTGGCGGTGGCCAAGGCCATTGCGCGTTTTGAGCCGGTGACGGTCGCGGTTTCCGCCGGCCAGTACGAAAACGCCCGTGCGCGTTTGGACGTGCCGAATATCCGCGTGGTGGAAATGTCCAACGACGACGCTTGGGTGCGTGACACTGGCCCGACGTTCGTGATCAATGACAGCGGCGAAGTGCGCGGCGTGAATTGGGACTTCAACGCCTGGGGCGGCTTTGACGGCGGCCTGTACGCGCCGTGGAACCGCGACTCGCAGGTGGGCGGCAAGATTTTGGAGATCGAACGCGCGCCGCGTTACCGCACCGAAGGCTTTGTGCTTGAGGGCGGTTCGATCCACGTTGACGGCGAAGGCACGGTGATCACCACTGAAGAATGCCTGCTGAACCGCAACCGCAACCCGCACCTGGACCGCGCGGCCATCGAAGCCATCCTCGGCGACCACCTGGCGGTGGACAAAGTCATCTGGCTGCCGGACGGCCTGTTCAACGACGAAACCGACGGCCATGTGGATAACTTCTGCTGCTACGTGCGCCCCGGCGAAGTGTTGTTGGCCTGGACCGACGACGCGCAAGACCCGAACTACGCACGCTGCCACGCCGCCCTGGACGTGCTGCAAAGCAGCACTGACGCCAAAGGCCGCCCGTTCACGGTGCACAAAATGCCGATTCCAGGCCCGCTGTACGCCACCGAAGAAGAGTGCGCAGGCGTTGACCCGGTCGACGGCTCCCAGGAGCGTAATCCGACCGTGCGGTTGGCCGGTTCCTACGTCAACTTTCTGATCGTCAACGGCGGCATCATCGCGCCGAGCTTCGACGACCCACTGGATGGCGAGGCCAAAAAGATCCTGCAGAACCTGTTCCCGCAGCACGAAGTGGTGATGGTGCCGGGCCGCGAACTGTTACTGGGTGGCGGCAATATTCATTGCCTGACACAACAGCAACCCGCCCCGCACAAAAACTGA
- a CDS encoding TonB-dependent receptor gives MTASRLTPITLGLSFLLSAGFACAATVLPETSVSAEADEDDPRVRDTNTATRTATSVRYVPQAIDAVKTESLRAYGTNDLGKALSGIPNVSSGADTRFDSLRIRGFDASNDFYLDGIRDDSQYVRDLHNIERIEVLKGPAAVLYGRGGQGGIVNRVSKLPQAGRKSSIEAQGGSEDLRSLYADLSTDPTDDISLRLNMGNQDNNSFRDGVSGNRKLFAPSMSWQLSPDLNWLVQYEYSRYDRTPDRGIPGVNGRPADVSRGTTYFDNRDYIDDKTQSLRSKLAYELNANWQLRHTLGVFKLDSDFDNTYQTGVDTKTNKVTRQRWQQDLTTRNVFNNLELEGGFDTFGLEHRLLTGLELGSQRRDPKLYTATAVNRGGQAVPSVDLNNPDRHLSHTGRMSASSNNHTEVESRALYVQDQLRLNDQWQLLAGLRYDHFEVDTTNKLLNTRQAVESHSTSPRVGLVWTPLEHHSFYASWSKTFSPAGGGLIGITPNAAGSVNDLSPELTRQKEIGVKSDWLDERLSTTLAVYELELYNRRTSDPLDRTVTLLTGMQRSRGVELTATGKVVGNWYVRGGIGLQDAKVEKDNNGFEGKRVSDVAKRNGSLFITWKPEMGWYAETGLTLVGDRYADNLNTVMLPGYGRWDALAGFRHKEWDVRAALNNIADKHYYESATSAAQIQPGEPRNLVVTGTYSF, from the coding sequence ATGACTGCCTCTCGCCTGACGCCCATCACCCTTGGGCTTTCTTTTCTGCTGTCTGCCGGTTTCGCCTGCGCTGCCACGGTCCTGCCCGAAACCTCGGTGAGCGCCGAAGCCGATGAAGATGACCCACGCGTCAGGGACACCAACACCGCCACCCGCACCGCGACTTCAGTGCGATATGTGCCCCAGGCCATCGACGCGGTAAAGACCGAAAGCCTGCGCGCCTACGGCACCAATGACCTGGGCAAGGCGTTGAGCGGCATTCCCAACGTCAGCAGCGGTGCCGACACGCGCTTCGACAGCCTGCGCATCCGCGGTTTCGACGCGAGCAACGACTTCTACCTCGACGGCATCCGCGACGACAGCCAATACGTGCGCGACCTGCACAACATCGAGCGCATCGAGGTGCTCAAAGGCCCGGCCGCCGTGCTTTACGGGCGGGGCGGCCAGGGTGGCATCGTCAACCGCGTCAGCAAACTGCCCCAGGCCGGGCGCAAATCCAGCATTGAGGCACAGGGCGGCAGCGAGGATTTGCGCAGCCTGTACGCCGACCTCAGCACCGACCCGACCGACGACATCAGCCTGCGCCTGAACATGGGTAACCAGGACAACAACAGCTTCCGTGACGGCGTGAGCGGCAACCGCAAGCTGTTCGCGCCGTCCATGAGCTGGCAGCTCAGCCCCGACCTGAACTGGCTGGTGCAGTACGAATACAGCCGCTACGACCGCACGCCCGATCGCGGCATTCCGGGAGTCAACGGGCGCCCGGCCGATGTGAGCCGCGGCACCACCTACTTCGACAACCGCGACTACATCGACGATAAAACCCAGTCCCTGCGCTCCAAACTGGCGTATGAACTCAACGCCAACTGGCAACTGCGCCACACCCTCGGCGTGTTCAAGCTCGACAGCGACTTCGACAACACTTACCAGACCGGCGTTGACACAAAAACCAACAAGGTCACGCGCCAGCGCTGGCAGCAGGACCTGACCACCCGCAATGTTTTCAACAACCTCGAGCTGGAAGGCGGTTTCGACACCTTCGGCCTGGAACACCGCCTGCTCACCGGCCTTGAGCTGGGCAGCCAGCGCCGCGATCCGAAGTTGTACACCGCCACCGCCGTGAACCGTGGCGGCCAGGCCGTGCCGAGCGTGGACCTCAATAATCCTGATCGCCACTTGAGCCACACCGGGCGCATGAGCGCCTCGAGCAACAACCACACCGAAGTCGAGAGCCGCGCGCTGTATGTGCAGGACCAACTGCGCCTCAACGATCAATGGCAACTGCTGGCAGGCCTGCGCTACGACCACTTTGAAGTGGACACCACCAACAAACTGCTCAACACCCGCCAAGCCGTCGAAAGCCACAGCACGAGCCCGCGCGTCGGCCTGGTGTGGACGCCGCTGGAACACCATTCGTTTTATGCGTCGTGGAGCAAAACCTTCTCGCCGGCCGGCGGTGGCTTGATCGGCATCACCCCGAACGCCGCCGGCAGCGTGAATGACCTGAGCCCGGAGCTGACCCGGCAAAAGGAAATCGGCGTGAAAAGCGATTGGCTCGACGAGCGCCTGAGCACCACCCTCGCCGTGTACGAACTGGAACTCTACAACCGCCGCACCAGCGACCCGCTGGACCGCACCGTCACCCTGCTCACCGGCATGCAACGCTCACGCGGCGTGGAGCTGACCGCCACCGGCAAAGTCGTTGGCAACTGGTACGTACGCGGCGGCATCGGCCTGCAGGATGCCAAGGTCGAGAAGGACAATAACGGCTTTGAGGGCAAGCGCGTCAGCGACGTGGCCAAGCGCAATGGCAGCCTGTTCATCACCTGGAAACCGGAAATGGGCTGGTACGCGGAAACCGGTTTGACCCTGGTGGGCGACCGTTATGCCGACAACCTCAACACCGTGATGCTGCCGGGTTATGGCCGTTGGGATGCGTTGGCCGGGTTCCGCCACAAGGAATGGGACGTGCGCGCAGCGCTGAACAATATCGCCGACAAGCACTACTACGAATCGGCCACCAGTGCGGCACAGATCCAGCCGGGCGAACCACGTAACCTGGTCGTCACCGGCACCTACAGTTTCTAA